A stretch of the Osmerus eperlanus chromosome 10, fOsmEpe2.1, whole genome shotgun sequence genome encodes the following:
- the rpp25b gene encoding ribonuclease P protein subunit p25b, with amino-acid sequence MFTGCGVAGFQTQYQIPAPVGPHTALEVNRQVQVEVGVTPQMYPPFQGQAYCGHLPSTSPSTTLNSISTSSQTSLPIPPPPAALKLGQGGFKKMCRTEEDGPCPFPGLPAGVLEMRVKEGSKIRNLMGFAMSRMQGERGEVPGGAAMGVSARGGGVGGGLRQVVFTGSGRAVTKTITCAEIMKRKVGGLHQMTKLRYKGVREVWESQEGGASEMTVHRTVPSISILLSKDPLDPQEPGYQPPETLSALWEERDGAGEGGAGEGAPQAASKRTLGVSPRSSHPDCKRVCLGEGGGVGGGSGLTPR; translated from the coding sequence ATGTTCACAGGTTGCGGAGTTGCCGGTTTCCAGACCCAGTACCAGATCCCAGCTCCTGTTGGACCACATACAGCCCTGGAGGTGAACAGGCAGGTCCAGGTGGAGGTTGGGGTGACCCCGCAGATGTATCCTCCCTTCCAGGGTCAGGCGTACTGTGGACACCTTCCCTCcacttccccctccaccacgcTAAACAGCATCTCTACGTCGTCGCAGACCTCACtccccattcctcctcctcccgccgcCCTCAAACTGGGGCAAGGGGGGTTCAAGAAGATGTGTCGCACCGAAGAGGATGGTCCCTGCCCATTCCCAGGGCTGCCAGCAGGGGTTTTGGAGATGCGCGTCAAGGAGGGCAGTAAGATCCGCAATCTGATGGGCTTTGCCATGTCTCGcatgcagggggagaggggggaggtgcctGGCGGTGCAGCCATGGGGGTCAGCGCCAGGGGAGGCGGGGTTGGGGGTGGTCTGAGGCAGGTGGTGTTCACCGGCTCGGGGCGCGCGGTTACCAAGACGATCACGTGCGCGGAGATCATGAAGAGAAAGGTGGGGGGTCTGCACCAGATGACCAAGCTGCGCTACAAGGGcgtgagggaggtgtgggagagCCAGGAAGGGGGGGCCTCGGAGATGACGGTGCACAGGACCGTGCCCTCCATCAGCATCCTCCTCTCCAAAGACCCCTTGGACCCCCAGGAGCCCGGTTACCAACCCCCAGAGACCCTCAGTGCtctctgggaggagagagacggggccggggagggtggggccggggagggtgcccCACAGGCAGCTAGCAAGAGAACACTAGGTGTGTCTCCCCGTAGCAGCCACCCTGACTGCAAGCGAGTGTGtctaggggagggaggaggagtaggaggggggTCTGGTCTTACCCCTCGCTGA
- the LOC134027881 gene encoding cytochrome c oxidase subunit 5A, mitochondrial translates to MFRAVVRLSTSGIRSLARPQPCHSAPLLCRGYSHGKVETDEEFDARWVTYFSKPDIDAWELKKGMNTLIGYDLVPEAKILDSALRACRRLNDLASAIRILEAVKDKSGPHKDIYPYLIQELTPTLAELGISTPEELGIDRL, encoded by the exons ATGTTCAGAGCCGTAGTTCGACTCTCAACTTCTGGAATACGGAGTTTAGCGCGGCCACAACCCTGTCATTCGG CTCCACTGCTGTGCCGAGGATACTCCCATGGCAAGGTGGAGACAGATGAGGAGTTTGATGCCCGCTGGGTCACGTACTTCAGCAAGCCAGACATTGATGCATGGGAGCTAAAGAAAG GCATGAATACCCTCATCGGTTATGACCTGGTACCCGAAGCTAAGATCCTGGACTCGGCTCTCCGAGCCTGCCGAAGGCTGAACGACCTGGCCAGCGCCATCCGCATCCTCGAGGCAGTCAAG GACAAATCAGGCCCACACAAAGACATCTACCCATACCTGATTCAGGAACTGACTCCTACTCTGGCTGAGCTAGGCATCTCAACACCAGAGGAGCTTGGTATTGACCGGTTATAG